The nucleotide sequence GGCCAGAACCGGGTCGGCGGAGTGGACGACGATCGAGTAGGGCCAGGAGGCGATCGGGCCGGTGGGGGCGATCGTCACCGTGCCGAGACCGCCGAGGCAGATCTCGGCGATGCGCCGGCCGGCCTCGATCGAGCCGCGGGCGTTGGCGCCGGCATCGACGGTGCGCGCGCCGTTCTCCCGGGCGACGACCAGGCGGAGCGTGGCCGCGTCAGCGACGAGGCTCTCGACCAGCGGCCCCGCCAGGGCGTTGAGGCTCGGCGCGGTCGTGTTGGAACTCATGACTGTTCTCCGTTTCCTCCAGCAGGGCGCGGACCGTCTCGATCCCCGACCGCAATTCGTTTCGGACCGCCGCCTCATCCGGCCCGGAGGCCGTCACCGTGCAGAGCGGCGCGCCGCGCTCGATGCGGCTGCCGGCCCGCGGCCGATCATGGACGCCGTTCGGCCAGTCGAGCGGCGGCACCGCCGCACAGGTGCGGGCCGCGTAACAGATCTCGGCGCCTGTCGCATCCTTCGGGACGGCCTCGATCGCAGGCATTCGACCGAGCGCGGCCTCGATATGCTGGATCAGGAGCGGCGTCGGCCGGCGGTCGAGCACGTCGAGGGTCGCGCCGGGGCGCGGGTTGATCTCGAGAAGCCACCAGCGTTCGCCGTCGATCAGCAGGTCGGCGCTGGCGAGGCCCGTCAGACCGGTCGCGCGCACGAGCCGGAGAACGGCCTCGGCGATCTCCGCGACGCGGGCCGCCGGAACCGGCCCGGCCGCGTCGCGGCCGCGGGCGAGCGCCCCGGCATAGCGGAACGGCCGCAGCGGCGAGGGCGCCTGCCACTGCTCGGTCAGCGCGAGCGGTTCGATGCGGCGCCCGTCGGACAGGACGTTCAGGGCGAAGGCGCGGCCGGGCATCCGGGCCTGGAGGTAGTGGCCGGGCGGGGCCGCGCCCGTCGCGCCGACGCGGATATGCGAACCGCCGCAGCCGCCCGCGCGCTTGAGGAGCCACCCGCTGCGCTCCGCCACCGGGCCGGCGGTGACCGCCGGATGCGGAATCGCGAGGCGCTCGCAGAGCGCGGCAAAGCGGAACGGGTCCTTCAGTGCCGCCACGACCCCGGGACTTGCGCCGAGCAGGCGGTGGCGGGCGGCGATCGCGGCGACGAGGTCCGGCGCACCCTCGAAGCCGCTGCCGAGCACGATCCCGAGTTCACTGCCGCCCGCCTCCCGCGACAGGTCGCCGAGTGCTGCCAGCACGCCGGCCCGGTCGCGGCCGCCCGCACCGAACCGGCCGGGCAGCGTGCGGTGTGCCTCGGCGAGCGCCAGGGTATCCGCGTCGCCGAACAGGTCGAGCACGAACGGCCGCAGGCCCGCCCGCCGCGCGGCCTGCGCCAGCGCCCGGCCGGACTGGGCGGCGATCAGGATTGCGCCGCCCTCGCGATGGCGAAGCGGGCTCGGCGCGGCGCTGGTACCGTTTCCGGTTGATCTGTTCGGGCTTTGCGTCATCGCGAGCGAATGCGAAGCGATCCAGGGGCGCGACCTTTCCGGAAAGGCGGGCGCCCTGGATCGCTTCGGCTGAAGCCTCGCGATGACGGTGAGGCGTCCCCTGGATCCGGGCACATTACATGGAAGCCGTGTCAGCCGGCGATCTCGACGGCGAGCCCGTAGGCGTCGCGGAAGTCGAGGGCGAGCGGCTCCTGCGCCTCCAGCATCGTCCGGAACAGGCGGCACTGGGTCTGGTACTTCACGTTGCCGACCGCGAGCGCGCCGATGCCGACGCCCTTGCCCACCGGCAGGGGTACGTCCCTGGCGTTCACGTCGATGCCGGCGATGCCGGCGGGCGGCACGGCGTTGACGTCGGAGGCGACGAGCAGCTTGGGCGCGGATTCGAGATCCTCCGCCGTCAGGATCGGGATGCCGGCCGGGCCGGCCGAGAGGATCACGTCGGCCTCGGCGATGGCCGCGCGGCGCGCCTCCGGCAGGGTGCCGTCGACGGCGCCGACCTCGATGCCGAAGCGCCACTTCATGGTGAAGGCGATCTTCGAGACGCGCTCCTCGCCGTCATGGCCGACGAGCACGCTGTGCGCGCCCTCCAGCGCGCCGATCACCGCGGCGACGTAGGCGACCACGCCCGCACCGCCGAAGACGACGATGCGCTTGCCCTTGAGGTCGGTCGAGAACTTCGCCTTGAGGGCCCGGGAGACCTCGGCGACCATGGCCGCGCCGGTGGTGAAGGAGCCGGCCGGATCGGCGAAGACGTGGTTGGCGAACGGCGGCACGAAGGCCTTCCTGGCCCGGTCCATCATGTCGAGCGCCGTCTCGGCGTTCTTGCCGCCGATGAAGATGCCGGTGCGCACGCCGTCCTGGGGCGCGCGGGAGAAGATCGAATCCTGGGTCAGCGAGACCACGTCGGCGAGATCGACGCCGGTATAGGTGACCAGCGTCTCGAATCCGGCATCGACCGCCATGTTCACGTCGAACGGGCTCATGTGCTTGAGCGGCGTCAGCATGTGCAGGATCGAGCGAGCCATGATGTTCGTCCTCCCGTGATCGCGCCCTTGCGGGGCGCTTCAGGTGCCAAACCGGAACGACCGGCGCCGGTCAAGCGCAGGTTTCCTTGAAGCGCCGGAAAAGAAAAGCTCTACGCTTCGGCGATCGCCGCGCCCGCGTTGCGCCCGCGGGCGACGACGAAGCGCAGGCGGCCCGGGCGGGCAAGCCGCGCGACCAGCGCTTCCGCCTCCCCCTGCGAGGGCACCAGCGCGAAGCCGGTCGGCCCCCAGGAACTCTGGCCGTAGCCGGGCAATCCGGCTTGAGCGATGCTCTCCAGCACCTCGGCCACCGCCGGGCTGGCGTAGCGCCCGCCCTGGTGGGGGGAGAAATGGTCGCCGATCCGCTTCTGGATCGCGGTGATGCCGGCGCCGAACCCGTTCGGCTCGGCGGTCGCGGCGGCCGGCAGCACCTGCATCAGCACGATCCGGCAGATCTCGGCGGCTTGCCCCGCATCGAAGGGCGGCAGGTCGCGAAACGCTTCCGTCTCGCGGGAGCCATGCACGCCGGTCATGGCTTCGTCGAGAATCAGCACGACGCGCCAGTCTTCCGGGTAGGGCAGCCGCGCGATCACCGGCGGCGGCGCGCCCGAGCCGTCGCGGCCGCCATCGACGATCAGGCCGCCCTCGGTGAAGGCCGCGAGGCCGACGCCGGAGCGGTTGCCGCGGTCGAGCACGTCGGCGAAGTCGGCCGGGGCGAAGGGCCGTCCGTTGAGGCGCGCCACCGCGGCGGCCACCGCCAGCGCGACCTGCGTGCCCGAGCCGAAGCCGGCATGGGGCGGGATCGCCTCCTCGACCGCGATGGCGACCGTCTCCGGCACGTCGAGATAGGCGGCGGCCGCGAGCAGGTTCGCCCGCACCCGCTCGGCCTCGGGGCCGCTGGCGGAGGCGCGCTTGGCTCCGCGTGCGACGAGTTGCACGGCGGGCGCATCGAGGGCGAGACCGATGCTGCCGAAGCGGCGCCCCAGCCCGCCGTTGAGATCGAGGAAACCGAAATGCAGGCGCGCGGGCGCGCGGACCCGGACGGCACCGCCGGGACGCGGCGCGCTCACGGTCTCACCCGTCTGGTCCGGGACCTCGGCCACGGTCTCATTCCCTTCCGCCGACGCGGCCGGCCCAGCCGGCGCACACGCGCCCTCACGGTGCGGGCGGCTTCTCCCATGCTGCGGTGCCCGCGACAACCTCGTCGGACACATCTCGGGCGATGCCCAGGGCTCCGAACCGGGGTCCACGGCTTTTGTCCCCCTTCCTCTTCCCCTGACCCGTCATTCCGGGCTCGCGCAGCGAAACCCGCAAATCCACCCGCGAGGCGCGGCTGGCATCGAGCGTCGAGCTTGGACGTGGAGTCCGGGCTCGCCCTCGGCGCCCCGGAGTGACGAAGGAGTTGGCCGACGGGGCGGATCGCATCGCGCGGGATGATCGCTGCGCCGGGAGCCGACCGACGAACGAAATCCTTAGGCCAAACTTCGCCGGGGGCTTGCGGGCTCCGGTTCGGGAGGGCAAAACCACCCCCGCTCCCTTCGCGGAGCCGGTCCGAGCCCCCGCCCTCGAACCCGAGCTCGGGATTTCGAGGCGATCGAGGCTCCACCAAGAGCGTCCGTGACGTTCTTCGGACATGACCGTCTTTCGCCCCGCCTCGACCGGGGATGCCCGAAGAAACGACGGTGAGGAAGCATGGCGGCCTGGGTGAAGGGAGGCGCGGCGGATGTGGACGCGGCGGTCGAAGCCGCGGCCGACCTGCTGGCCGCGGCACGCGTGCCGGTGCTGGCGGGCCTGAGCGCCGAAGTCTCGGCGCTCCGCGCCGCCTGCCGGCTGGCCGAGACGCTGGGCGCCTCGCTCGATCCCGTTTCCGGTCCCAGCGTCTACGCCGAACTCGGCGCGCTCGGCGCGGGCAGTGCCATGAACACGACCCGGGCCGAGACCGTCGGCCGGGCGGATGTGGTCCTGATCGTCGGCAACCGTCCCTGGGACGGCGACCTGATCGCCGAGATCGCCGCCTCCGCCCCGAGCCGGGGACGCGCGGCGGGCGCCGAGCGCGCCCTGCTCTCGCTCGGCGGTCCGCAGAACGGCGCGATCCGCCACGTCGCCTACGCGGCCGATGCCGGCGGCCTCGCCGTCTCGCTCGGGCACCTGCGCGCCTTCGCCAAGGGACACCTCGCGGGTGAAGCCGCCTATGCCGACCTCGCCAAGCGCCTGTTCGCGGCGCAGTACGGCGCCGTCGTCTACGACCCGGAGGAGGTCGGCGAACTCGGCGTGGACATGCTCCAGGGCCTGATCCGCGACCTCAACGAGTCCACCCGCTTCTTCGCGCTGACGCTGGCCGACCCGTTCCAGGGCCGCGCCGCCGTACAGCTCTCCGCCTGGACCACGGGTCAGGCGCCTCGGGTCGGCTTCGGCCGGCACCTGCCGGAGCACGATCCCTGGCGCTTCGACAGCGCCCGGCAGATCGCCGCGGGCGAGGCCGACGCCGCCCTGTGGCTCGCCTCGCTGCCCGCTCCGCGCCCGGACTGGCTCGGCCGCCTGCCCACGGTCGCCATCGTCGGCGAGGGCTCGCCCGAGGCCGCGGGCGAGACCGCGGAGGTCGTCATCACCGTGGGCGTGCCCGGCGAGAGCGTCGGCGGCGCGCTCTGGAACGAGCGGCGCGGCGTCATCGCCTATGCCGAGCCGAAAGCCGCCGCCGAGGCGCCGACCGCTTCCGGCGTGCTCGCCCGCATCCGCGACCGCCTCATCGAGAAGGGTGTCTCATGCTGACCCGTATCCACGGCGGACGGGTGGTCGATCCCACGGTCGGGCGCGACGCTGTCGGCGACGTCTGGATCGAGGACGGCCGCGTCGTCGCCGCGAGCGACCGTTCCCCCGACCAGACGATCGACGCCGCCGGCTGCGTGGTGATGGCCGGCGGCGTCGAGGTCCACTCGCACATCGCCGGCGGCAACGTGGTGATGAGCCGCCTGCTCCTGCCCGACCTCTACGTCAGCGAGTCGGCGCCCGACGGCCACCCCTTCGCCCATGCCGGCGGCTCGGGAAGCTGGATCGGCGCCAACTACGCGCGGATGGGCTACACCACCGCGGTCGAGCCGGCCCTGCCGCCCTCGAACGCGCTCGCGACCCATCTCGAACTCGCCGACATCCCGCTGCTCGACCGCGGCGGGCTGGCGGTGCTCGGCAACGACGACCACCTGCTCCAGTTCCTGCGCGACGGCGAGGGCAGGAACGCCGTTCGCGACCTCGTGCAGCAGACGCTGGCCCATGCGCGGGGCTTGGGCGTCAAGTGCATCAACGCGGGCGGCGCCTCGGCCTTCAAGGACGGCGTGCTGAAGCTCGGCCTCGACGACGAGATCCCCTGCTACGGGCTGTCCACGCGCACGATCATGTCGGCGCTGCTCGATGCGGTCGAAGAAATCGGCGTGCCGCACCCGCTGCACGTCCACTGCAACAACCTGGGCTTGCCCGGCGCCGACGACTCGCTCGTCGCGACGCTGGAGGCGGCGGAGGGGCGGCGCATCCACTTCGCCCACGCCCAGTTCTACGCCTACGGCGTGGTCGATCCCGAGAATCCGATGACCGGCGGATTCCGCTCGGCGGCCGAGCGCATCAACGCGGCGATGGAGGCCCACCCCAACGCGACCTACGACGTGGGTCAGGTGGTGTTCGGCCAGACGGTGACGATCTCGCTCGACATCCTGCGCCAGTTCGGCGGCCGGAAGGGGGCCAAGCCCAGGAAATGGGTGCTCTCGGCGGGCGATGCCGAGGGCGGCGGCGTGGTGCCGTTCCTCTACCGGCCGCGCGGGCCGGTCTCGTCGCTGCAATGGGCGATCGGCCTCGAACTGATGCTGCTCTCGAGGAACCCCGAGCGCACCATCCTCACCACCGACCACCCGAACGGCGGCGTCTTCACCGAGTATCCGCGCATCATCCACCTGCTGATGGATGCCGAGGAGCGGGCGAAGGAGATCGCGACGCTGCCGGCGGTCGTCGGCGAGCGTTCCGGCTTGGCCGGTATCGAACGCGAGTACACGTTCGGCGAGATCGCCCAGCTCACCCGCTCGGGGCCTGCCAAGCTCCTGGGCCTGACCGACCGCGGCCACCTGCGGGAGGGCGCCAAGGCCGATGTCGCGATCTACCGCGACGAGAAGGACCGCACGGCGATGTTTTCGCGGGCCAAGCTCGTATTGAAGGACGGGAAGGCGATCGTCGAGGACGGCGAGGTCGTGGCCTGGGGCCCGGGCAAGACGCTCTCGCTCGACGTCGAGGCCGATGCCGGCATGGAAAGGCGGGCGGACGCCTACCTGCAGGACCGCTTCGGCGCCGGGCTCGACACCTTCGCGGTGCCGGACGCCGCGTTCCCGGAGAACACCGGGACGTTCGAAGACGTGGCATGCCGGGCGTGATGGAACGGAATCGATGAGCGACCTCACCCTCAACGGCATCAAGGTCGAGGACACCTTCGCCGAGGCCTTCGACGTCGCGGGCACCGCGATCGTCGTCACCAACGACACGCCGAAATGGGCGATGATCGCGGCGACGGTGATGACGGGCTTCGCCACCTCGGTGATCGGCTGCGGCGCCGAGGCCGGCATCGATGCCGAACTGTCCCCGGACGAGACCCCGGACGGACGCCCCGGCGTGCGCATCCTGCTGTTCGGCTTCGAGCCGAACGGACTGAAGGACCAACTGCTCAAGCGCGTCGGCCAGTGCATCCTCACCTGCCCCGGCACCGCCTGCTACGCCGGCGTCGAAGGCCCCACGAAAATCAGGCTCGGCGGCGCGATCCGCTATTTCGGCGACGGCTTCGCGGTCGCCAAGCGGCTGCCGGATGCGCAGGGCAGGATGCGCCGCTACTGGCGGATTCCCGTCATGGACGGCGAGTTCCTGTGCGAGGATTCGACCCGCGCGGTCGACGGCGCGGTCGGCGGCGGCAACCTGCTGTTCCTCGGCCGCAAGCACGCCGACACCCTCGTCGTCGCCGAGATCGCGGTCGAGGCGGCGCGTGCCGTGCCCGGCGCGATCCTGCCCTTCCCCGGCGGCATCGTCCGCTCCGGCTCGAAGGTCGGCGGCCGCACCAAGGGCATGATGGCCTCGACCAACGATGCCTACTGCCCGACGCTCAAAGGTCGGGCCGGCTCGGCGCTGCCGCCCGAATGCGGCGTGGTGCTGGAAATCGTCATCGACGCGCTGACCTCGGCGGCCGTCGCCGAGTCGATGCGCGCGGCGCTGCACGCGGCGACCGAGATCGGCGCGAGGCACGGGCTGGTCGCGGTCACCGCCGGCAATTACGGCGGCAATCTCGGCCGGCACCACTACCACCTCCGCGACCTGTTGGAGAAACCCGCCGCATGAGGACTCCACGATGAGCACGCTGAGACTGCGCGGTGAGCCGCCGGAGCGCGTCGATCTCCTCGACGTCACGCCGCTGGCGCTCAGGGGCCTGTCCGAGGCCGAGGCGGGCCGGCTCGCGATCGGCACCAGCCGCCGCGGCCTGACGCTCGGCGACCTGTTCGAGATCCGCCTCGACGGCTCCGACGGCCTCGTGATCGAGGGCGGCTCGTCCCGGCTCGACCGGGTCGGCGCGGCGCTCTCGGAGGGCGCGATCCGGGTCGAGGGCGATGTCGGCCAGCGGCTGGCCGAGGGCATGGCGGCGGGCACGCTCACGGTGACGGGTTCGGCCGGCCCCTACGCCGCCACCGGCGCCACCGGCGGCACCATCACCATCGAGGGCGATGCCGGGGATCACGCGGGCGGCGCGGTCTACGCCGCCAGGGCCGGGCTCGACGGCGCGACGCTCGTCGTCAAGGGCCGGGCCGGCGACCATCTCGGCGACCGCATGCGCCGCGGCATGATCCTGGCGGCCTCGGCCGGCGCCTATGCGGGCTCCCGCATGATCGCCGGCACGATCGTCGTCTCCGGGGCGCTCGGCGACCATCCGGGCTACGGCATGCGCCGCGGCACGCTGATCGCGGGCAGCCACGGCGCCTTGCTGCCGACCTTCGTCGAGACCGGCACGCCGGATCTGGTCTTCGTCCGCCTGCTGGCCCGGAGCCTCAAGCGACTCGGCGCGGCCCAGGCCGGCCTGATCGGCGGCACGCTGCGGCGCTACTCCGGCGATCTCGCGACGCTCGGCAAGGGGGAGCTGTTCGTGCCGGCCTGATCGGCACGATTTCTCCCGGAGCCGCCGACAGGTCGCAGAAAAATGACTTGTAGACTTGCCACATCATCCTACCTTGATTCGGGCCGAGGCGCAGGGCACTGATCCGTTTCGCCTCTGAGAGCCTGTTTGACTGCAGTGATCCCATCTCGCCCCTCATCCTGAGGTGCCGCGTGAGCGGCCTCGAAGGGTGCTCCAGATCCCGCGCGATTCCTGGAGCACCCTTCGAGGCCTCCGCTGCGCTCCGGCACCTCAGGATGAGGGTTCAGGATGGGAGTAGGATCTTCCTCTCGCCTTGCCGTTGCCTGACGAAGACACGGTGGCCGGTCAAACAGGCTCTGACGAATCGAGGCCGCGCGTGTTCCTGCTCCTGTCCGTCTGCCTGATCGCCCAACCCGCCCGGTGTCACGAGGAGCGGATCAATCTCTCCTACGACAACCCGAACCCGTTTCTGTGCCTGCGCAACGCGCAGAGCACCCTGGCGGCGTGGCAGGAGGAGCATCCCGATCATCACGTGAAGAGCTGGCGCTGCGCTCCCAGGGGCAGCGTCCCGAACGACCTGTGACCCGCTTGAGGCGCCGTCCCGGCGGTGACATGGTCCGCCCGCCGCCCCCGCGGCGGAGACGGAGACCATGCGCTCGCTGAAAGTCCGGTTCGCCCTGCTGCTCGGCGGCACCGCGTTGCTGGCGCTGCTGGCCGCCGCCGGCGTGCTCTGGTCGATCCGGCTGACCGAGAATGCGATCGACCGCACGCTGGCCGCCCAGCACCGGCTGGAGCTTCTCTCCGAACTCTCGGGCCGGCTGGCGCAGTACGGCTTCGCCGCCATCGAGAGCGTCGCCAATCCGGACGCGCCGCCCGAGGCGCTGTCGGTGACCCGCGACCGGGTCGATCAGGCGCTCAACGAGGTGGACGACGCCCTCGGCAACGGCATGGCGACGAGCACCGACCCGCAGGACCGGATCCGGTACGTCGCCCGCACCCGGCCGCTCGCCAACGTGCGCGCGGCGCGGGCGATGCTCGACCGGCAGGTCACCCTGGTCCGGCGGGAGAGCGATCCGGAGCGGCGCAAGACCGCGATGCAGGGCGCGCTCAACGCCTTCGGCGCCATGACGGGGCCGCCGCTCTCCCTGCTGATCGAGGCCGAGCGGCGCAGCATGACCGCCGGCTCGGAGGCCGCCCGCACCCTGTCGCAACGGCTCACCGCCGCCTCGCTCGCGGCGGTCGCGCTGGCCCTCGCCTTCGTGGGCGTGCTCTACCGCTCGGTGACCCGTCCGACGCTGGCGCGGATCGAGGAGGTGCGCCGCGCGGCCGGCGCCATCGGCAGCGGTGCGCTCGAGACCCGGCTCTCGGTCGAGACCCGCGAC is from Methylorubrum populi and encodes:
- a CDS encoding ATP-grasp domain-containing protein, with translation MLDLFGDADTLALAEAHRTLPGRFGAGGRDRAGVLAALGDLSREAGGSELGIVLGSGFEGAPDLVAAIAARHRLLGASPGVVAALKDPFRFAALCERLAIPHPAVTAGPVAERSGWLLKRAGGCGGSHIRVGATGAAPPGHYLQARMPGRAFALNVLSDGRRIEPLALTEQWQAPSPLRPFRYAGALARGRDAAGPVPAARVAEIAEAVLRLVRATGLTGLASADLLIDGERWWLLEINPRPGATLDVLDRRPTPLLIQHIEAALGRMPAIEAVPKDATGAEICYAARTCAAVPPLDWPNGVHDRPRAGSRIERGAPLCTVTASGPDEAAVRNELRSGIETVRALLEETENSHEFQHDRAEPQRPGGAAGREPRR
- a CDS encoding formyltransferase, whose amino-acid sequence is MAAWVKGGAADVDAAVEAAADLLAAARVPVLAGLSAEVSALRAACRLAETLGASLDPVSGPSVYAELGALGAGSAMNTTRAETVGRADVVLIVGNRPWDGDLIAEIAASAPSRGRAAGAERALLSLGGPQNGAIRHVAYAADAGGLAVSLGHLRAFAKGHLAGEAAYADLAKRLFAAQYGAVVYDPEEVGELGVDMLQGLIRDLNESTRFFALTLADPFQGRAAVQLSAWTTGQAPRVGFGRHLPEHDPWRFDSARQIAAGEADAALWLASLPAPRPDWLGRLPTVAIVGEGSPEAAGETAEVVITVGVPGESVGGALWNERRGVIAYAEPKAAAEAPTASGVLARIRDRLIEKGVSC
- a CDS encoding beta-ribofuranosylaminobenzene 5'-phosphate synthase, giving the protein MAEVPDQTGETVSAPRPGGAVRVRAPARLHFGFLDLNGGLGRRFGSIGLALDAPAVQLVARGAKRASASGPEAERVRANLLAAAAYLDVPETVAIAVEEAIPPHAGFGSGTQVALAVAAAVARLNGRPFAPADFADVLDRGNRSGVGLAAFTEGGLIVDGGRDGSGAPPPVIARLPYPEDWRVVLILDEAMTGVHGSRETEAFRDLPPFDAGQAAEICRIVLMQVLPAAATAEPNGFGAGITAIQKRIGDHFSPHQGGRYASPAVAEVLESIAQAGLPGYGQSSWGPTGFALVPSQGEAEALVARLARPGRLRFVVARGRNAGAAIAEA
- a CDS encoding methylenetetrahydromethanopterin dehydrogenase, whose product is MARSILHMLTPLKHMSPFDVNMAVDAGFETLVTYTGVDLADVVSLTQDSIFSRAPQDGVRTGIFIGGKNAETALDMMDRARKAFVPPFANHVFADPAGSFTTGAAMVAEVSRALKAKFSTDLKGKRIVVFGGAGVVAYVAAVIGALEGAHSVLVGHDGEERVSKIAFTMKWRFGIEVGAVDGTLPEARRAAIAEADVILSAGPAGIPILTAEDLESAPKLLVASDVNAVPPAGIAGIDVNARDVPLPVGKGVGIGALAVGNVKYQTQCRLFRTMLEAQEPLALDFRDAYGLAVEIAG
- a CDS encoding formylmethanofuran dehydrogenase subunit C, whose amino-acid sequence is MSTLRLRGEPPERVDLLDVTPLALRGLSEAEAGRLAIGTSRRGLTLGDLFEIRLDGSDGLVIEGGSSRLDRVGAALSEGAIRVEGDVGQRLAEGMAAGTLTVTGSAGPYAATGATGGTITIEGDAGDHAGGAVYAARAGLDGATLVVKGRAGDHLGDRMRRGMILAASAGAYAGSRMIAGTIVVSGALGDHPGYGMRRGTLIAGSHGALLPTFVETGTPDLVFVRLLARSLKRLGAAQAGLIGGTLRRYSGDLATLGKGELFVPA
- the fhcD gene encoding formylmethanofuran--tetrahydromethanopterin N-formyltransferase, with the translated sequence MSDLTLNGIKVEDTFAEAFDVAGTAIVVTNDTPKWAMIAATVMTGFATSVIGCGAEAGIDAELSPDETPDGRPGVRILLFGFEPNGLKDQLLKRVGQCILTCPGTACYAGVEGPTKIRLGGAIRYFGDGFAVAKRLPDAQGRMRRYWRIPVMDGEFLCEDSTRAVDGAVGGGNLLFLGRKHADTLVVAEIAVEAARAVPGAILPFPGGIVRSGSKVGGRTKGMMASTNDAYCPTLKGRAGSALPPECGVVLEIVIDALTSAAVAESMRAALHAATEIGARHGLVAVTAGNYGGNLGRHHYHLRDLLEKPAA
- a CDS encoding formylmethanofuran dehydrogenase subunit A encodes the protein MLTRIHGGRVVDPTVGRDAVGDVWIEDGRVVAASDRSPDQTIDAAGCVVMAGGVEVHSHIAGGNVVMSRLLLPDLYVSESAPDGHPFAHAGGSGSWIGANYARMGYTTAVEPALPPSNALATHLELADIPLLDRGGLAVLGNDDHLLQFLRDGEGRNAVRDLVQQTLAHARGLGVKCINAGGASAFKDGVLKLGLDDEIPCYGLSTRTIMSALLDAVEEIGVPHPLHVHCNNLGLPGADDSLVATLEAAEGRRIHFAHAQFYAYGVVDPENPMTGGFRSAAERINAAMEAHPNATYDVGQVVFGQTVTISLDILRQFGGRKGAKPRKWVLSAGDAEGGGVVPFLYRPRGPVSSLQWAIGLELMLLSRNPERTILTTDHPNGGVFTEYPRIIHLLMDAEERAKEIATLPAVVGERSGLAGIEREYTFGEIAQLTRSGPAKLLGLTDRGHLREGAKADVAIYRDEKDRTAMFSRAKLVLKDGKAIVEDGEVVAWGPGKTLSLDVEADAGMERRADAYLQDRFGAGLDTFAVPDAAFPENTGTFEDVACRA